A portion of the Lolium rigidum isolate FL_2022 chromosome 1, APGP_CSIRO_Lrig_0.1, whole genome shotgun sequence genome contains these proteins:
- the LOC124685026 gene encoding purple acid phosphatase 2-like: protein MLAVLLLLAAHAAASASAGVTSPYRRSLQMLPDMPLDADVFRPPAGYNAPEQVHITQGDLTGRAMTVSWLTPKHAGSNVVRYGLAADNLNLTAEGTVRRYTWGGTYQSPYIHHATLTDLEHSTVYHYAVGHDYTVRSFSFKTPPKPGPDVPFKFGLIGDLGQTFHSNDTVTHYESNGGDAVLFIGDLSYADDHPGHDNNRWDSWARFVERSVAYQPWIWTAGNHEIDYAPEIGETIPFKPFTNRYPTPFRASNSTEPLWYSVKMASAHIIMLSSYSSYGKYTPQWTWLQDELKRVDRTTTPWLIVCVHSPWYNTNDYHYMEGETMRVQFERWLVDAKVDLVLAGHVHSYERSHRVSNVVYDIDNGKAAPQFNASAPVYVNIGDGGNTEGLANSFRSPQPDYSAFREASYGHATLEIKNRTHAYYEWHRNQDGVKVVADKAWFTNRYYLPTDTN from the exons ATGCTcgccgtgctcctcctcctcgcggcgcacgccgccgcctccgcgtcgGCGGGCGTGACGAGCCCGTACCGGCGTAGCCTGCAGATGCTTCCCGACATGCCGCTCGACGCCGACGTCTTCCGGCCGCCGGCAGGCTACAACGCGCCGGAGCAGGTGCACATCACGCAGGGCGACCTGACGGGCCGCGCCATGACGGTGTCCTGGCTCACGCCCAAGCACGCCGGCAGCAACGTCGTCCGCTACGGCCTCGCCGCCGACAACCTCAACCTCACCGCCGAGGGCACCGTCCGGCGCTACACCTGGGGCGGGACGTACCAGTCGCCATACATCCACCACGCCACCCTCACCGACCTCGAGCACTCCACCGTCTACCACTACGCCGTCGGCCACGACTACACCGTCCGGTCCTTCTCCTTCAAGACGCCGCCGAAACCCGGGCCCGACGTGCCCTTCAAGTTCGGCCTCATCG GTGACCTGGGGCAGACGTTCCACTCCAACGACACGGTGACACACTACGAGTCTAACGGCGGCGACGCCGTGCTCTTCATCGGCGACCTCTCGTACGCCGACGACCACCCAGGCCACGACAACAACCGGTGGGACTCGTGGGCGCGCTTCGTGGAGCGCAGCGTGGCGTACCAGCCGTGGATCTGGACCGCCGGCAACCACGAGATCGACTACGCGCCGGAGATCGGGGAGACGATCCCCTTCAAGCCCTTCACGAACCGGTACCCGACGCCGTTCAGGGCGTCCAACAGCACGGAGCCCCTCTGGTACTCGGTGAAGATGGCCTCGGCGCACATCATCATGCTCTCCTCCTACTCCTCCTACGGCAAGTACACGCCGCAGTGGACATGGCTGCAGGACGAGCTGAAGCGCGTCGACCGCACCACCACGCCGTGGCTCATCGTCTGCGTGCACTCGCCGTGGTACAACACCAACGACTACCACTACATGGAGGGGGAGACGATGCGGGTGCAGTTCGAGCGGTGGCTCGTCGACGCTAAGGTCGACCTCGTCCTCGCCGGCCACGTCCACTCGTACGAGCGTAGCCACCGGGTGTCGAACGTCGTCTACGACATCGACAACGGGAAGGCCGCGCCGCAGTTCAACGCGTCGGCGCCCGTGTACGTGAACATCGGCGATGGCGGGAACACCGAGGGGCTGGCCAACAGCTTCCGGTCGCCGCAGCCGGACTACTCGGCGTTCAGGGAGGCAAGCTATGGGCATGCGACGCTGGAGATCAAGAACCGGACGCACGCCTACTACGAGTGGCACCGGAACCAGGATGGCGTCAAGGTCGTCGCTGACAAGGCCTGGTTCACCAACAGATACTACCTGCCAACAGACACCAACTAG